Below is a genomic region from Syntrophorhabdaceae bacterium.
CATTAAGGTAAGGGTATTGGATGAAGACCCATGGGAGACGTGCGCACAACAAAAGGCAGGAAAAGGCACATGCCAGATATCATTGAGTATTGATATTTATGTTGACAGGAGGACTACAGGATGTCCCGTACCTGCCTAAGGCAACGATGGTTACAGCAGCTTCTTGAACTCTTCTACCCCTAGACCGGCCGCCCTGATGATAGCCCGGAGCGTTCCCCGGTCAAGCTCCTTATGGTCAGGTACGACCACTTGCCCGAAGGGATCATCCCTTCGCAGGATGACATGACTTCCTTCCTGTCTCTTGAAATAAAATCCGGTCTTGTTCAGGGCCTTGATACATTCACGGCCGGAGATTCGCGGGATATTGCTCATACTGCAACAAGCAGGGCTTCAAATTTGTCTTCGGGAACTGTCAAGTTGTCTTCCCGAAGAGCGGCCACGTAACCTAGAATCGCCTCTTTTGCATTCTCTATGGCTTCCTCTCTGGTCTTGCCCTGGCTGATACACCCCGGCAGACTCGGACATTCTGCCACCCACCAACCATCTTCCCCCGGGTAAACAACGACTTGTCTCATATACAACACCTCCCTACAGCAAGCATTATCTCACAATCTGCCAGATATTCCAAGAGAATCGCTCTACCCGGCGGTATCACGGCAGGTCATTTTTTGCAGGGATAAAGATTTGACTTCGCCTCTCCCACCGGAGTACAGGTTATTTCTTGACCTCATGGCAGGAGACCCCCTGAGTGGTCTTCCCTTTGACCTTCTTTGAAGAATCTCTGAAAGACACATTGCCGTGCCACTCGTCATAGGTATATCTATCGTTGGCGTAATGGATCCCGCTGGCACCCCCCTGGTTGGTGAGGATGACGACATCCTTG
It encodes:
- a CDS encoding type II toxin-antitoxin system HicB family antitoxin, with the translated sequence MRQVVVYPGEDGWWVAECPSLPGCISQGKTREEAIENAKEAILGYVAALREDNLTVPEDKFEALLVAV